One genomic segment of Ctenopharyngodon idella isolate HZGC_01 chromosome 7, HZGC01, whole genome shotgun sequence includes these proteins:
- the tmem208 gene encoding transmembrane protein 208 translates to MPPKGKVGTKGKKQIHEENQDTLKFYSRIILGANAIYAAVNFLLFYSSSTFWTWFLLLFAVAVYFGSYRSMSAMAKPAFAEDGSLLDGGIDLNMEQGMAEHLKDVIILTAIVQVLSTLSSYFWYFWLLAPARALHLLWANFLGPWFSAESQAAPEENEKNDKKQRRQERRQMKRF, encoded by the exons ATGCCG CCGAAAGGAAAAGTTGGAACCAAAGGCAAAAAACAAATCCACGAGGAAAACCAGGATACTCTAAAGTTCTATAGCAGAATCATCCTGGGAGCAAAC GCTATTTATGCAGCAGTCAATTTCTTGCTCTTTTACAGCTCATCTACATTTTGGACATGG TTCTTGCTACTGTTCGCCGTAGCGGTCTATTTTGGCAGCTACAGATCTATGTCAGCAATGGCCAAACCTGCATTTGCTGAAGATGGTAGCTTGCTGGATGGAGGGATTGACCTTAATATGGAGCAGGGCATGGCAGA ACACCTAAAGGATGTGATTATCCTTACTGCTATTGTTCAGGTCCTCAGCACTCTGTCGTCCTACTTCTGGTACTTCTGGCTCTTG GCACCTGCAAGGGCTTTGCATTTATTGTGGGCGAACTTCCTGGGCCCCTGGTTTTCTGCTGAGTCACAGGCAGCCCCTGAAGAGAACGAGAAAAATGACAAGAAACAGAGGCGACAGGAAAGACGACAGATGAAGAGATTCTAG